In the Adlercreutzia equolifaciens DSM 19450 genome, one interval contains:
- a CDS encoding hybrid sensor histidine kinase/response regulator, whose translation MERRKYIAIVSAAAVVIVVAVCVYLAQLSATVAGNLMTSVDEISRHDVETIEGTLNNCYARLGSVADRLEVYDVQTVHEAQEQLNLEAASSAMFNAVYLMEADGTLYSSSYVSLDADEHAYDELMEDGREHFAMLYDDENGRLETTKESLIFGIRLPDTEIGGRTFVAMLARSDLSTISSQLVIESFDGQGVSSVVNARGYYIVSASPATDLAGRDNFYDTLEAGRIDDGVTVEDIRRNIAAGESFVINCTTSAGEDLVMSFAPVAGTEWSFIMTVPTEVFSQRFAPFIAMTVGMLGAMVAVISIMLAVIYRFMRQSIQARAEAVARTEFLSNMSHEIRTPLNGIIGLNHLMERHVDDATAMRDYVNRLGKAAQYLLSLVNDILDMSKLQAGKVDLTSEPFDVNALVDNVCEMQRGPMADRGIRFELSRTVEHPWLRGDEVRLSQVLMNILSNAVKFTPEDGRITMKVHEAVYASGNEAVLTVSIADTGCGMTKEFAEHVFDAFTQERNRNSDSQKGTGLGMSISYLLMTQMGGSITVESEPGCGSCFTVIVTLPTVANGDELTPAQAPSLISSSAEGAEGVGGAECAEKVEAETAETVETVEASGAPGAVRAVSSPSGAEAARAPVEILVAEDNELNADIISSILTEEGFSITVAENGEEAVRLFSESPAGHFAAILMDAQMPVMDGYEASRAIRDLKRADAKTVRIFACTASTFAEDRNRALASGMDDFLSKPLNVTVMLQKLEAVRKGGAS comes from the coding sequence TTGGAGCGCAGAAAGTACATCGCCATCGTATCGGCCGCGGCGGTCGTCATCGTCGTCGCGGTCTGCGTCTACCTGGCCCAACTCTCCGCGACGGTCGCCGGCAACCTCATGACCTCCGTGGACGAGATATCCCGCCACGACGTGGAGACCATCGAGGGCACGCTGAACAATTGCTACGCGCGCCTGGGCTCGGTGGCCGACCGCCTCGAGGTCTACGACGTGCAGACGGTGCACGAGGCCCAGGAGCAGCTGAACCTGGAGGCGGCCTCGTCGGCCATGTTCAACGCGGTCTATCTCATGGAAGCCGACGGCACGCTCTACAGCAGCTCGTACGTGAGCCTCGATGCCGACGAGCACGCCTACGACGAGCTCATGGAAGACGGGCGCGAGCACTTCGCCATGCTCTACGACGACGAGAACGGCCGGCTGGAAACCACCAAGGAGTCCCTCATCTTCGGCATCCGTCTGCCCGATACGGAAATCGGCGGGCGAACCTTCGTGGCCATGCTCGCCCGCAGCGACTTGTCCACCATCTCCAGCCAGCTGGTCATCGAGAGCTTCGACGGCCAGGGCGTCTCCTCGGTCGTGAACGCGCGGGGCTATTACATCGTGAGCGCCAGCCCTGCCACCGACCTCGCCGGGCGCGACAACTTCTACGACACGCTCGAGGCCGGGCGCATCGACGACGGCGTCACGGTGGAGGACATCCGCCGCAACATCGCCGCGGGCGAGAGCTTCGTCATCAATTGCACGACGAGCGCCGGCGAGGATCTCGTCATGTCCTTCGCGCCGGTCGCAGGTACCGAGTGGTCGTTCATCATGACGGTTCCGACGGAGGTGTTCAGCCAGCGCTTCGCCCCCTTTATCGCCATGACGGTGGGCATGCTCGGGGCCATGGTGGCGGTCATCTCCATCATGCTGGCGGTCATCTACCGGTTCATGAGGCAGTCGATCCAGGCTCGGGCGGAGGCCGTCGCGCGCACGGAGTTCCTTTCGAACATGAGCCACGAGATCCGCACGCCCTTAAACGGCATCATCGGCCTGAACCATCTGATGGAGCGGCACGTGGACGACGCCACCGCCATGCGCGACTACGTGAATCGGCTCGGCAAGGCCGCCCAGTACCTGCTATCGCTCGTGAACGACATCCTGGACATGTCGAAGCTGCAGGCCGGCAAGGTCGATTTGACGAGCGAGCCTTTCGACGTGAACGCGCTGGTCGACAATGTCTGCGAGATGCAGCGCGGGCCCATGGCTGACCGCGGGATCCGCTTCGAGCTGTCGCGCACGGTCGAGCACCCGTGGCTTCGAGGCGACGAGGTGCGCCTGTCGCAGGTTCTCATGAACATCCTGTCGAATGCGGTGAAGTTCACGCCCGAGGACGGCCGCATCACCATGAAGGTGCACGAGGCGGTGTACGCGTCGGGGAATGAGGCCGTGCTCACGGTGTCGATCGCCGATACCGGCTGCGGCATGACCAAGGAGTTCGCTGAGCATGTCTTCGACGCCTTCACGCAAGAGCGCAACCGCAACAGCGATTCCCAGAAGGGCACGGGGCTGGGCATGTCCATCAGCTACCTGCTCATGACGCAGATGGGCGGCTCCATCACGGTGGAAAGCGAGCCGGGGTGCGGTTCCTGCTTCACCGTCATCGTGACGCTTCCCACTGTCGCGAATGGTGATGAGCTGACGCCTGCCCAGGCGCCCTCGCTGATTTCGTCGAGTGCAGAAGGCGCGGAAGGCGTGGGAGGCGCAGAATGCGCGGAAAAGGTGGAGGCCGAAACCGCCGAAACCGTCGAAACCGTCGAAGCCTCCGGGGCCCCCGGAGCCGTTCGGGCCGTCTCCTCGCCGTCTGGTGCCGAAGCCGCTCGGGCGCCCGTCGAGATCCTCGTGGCCGAGGACAACGAGCTGAACGCCGACATCATCTCGTCCATCCTCACCGAGGAGGGCTTCTCCATCACCGTGGCCGAAAACGGCGAGGAGGCCGTGCGCCTGTTCTCCGAATCGCCGGCGGGGCATTTCGCGGCCATCCTCATGGACGCCCAGATGCCGGTCATGGACGGCTACGAGGCCTCTCGCGCGATCCGCGATCTGAAGCGAGCCGATGCCAAGACGGTGCGCATCTTCGCTTGCACGGCCTCCACGTTCGCCGAAGATCGCAATCGCGCTCTGGCATCGGGCATGGACGACTTCCTCAGCAAGCCTTTGAACGTGACGGTCATGCTGCAAAAGCTTGAGGCCGTTCGGAAGGGCGGTGCCTCATGA
- the panD gene encoding aspartate 1-decarboxylase, translated as MLLNVLKGKIHRARVVQAELDYVGSITVDMALAEAAGILEYEKVQVVDIDNGNRFETYVIAGEPGSGMICVNGAAAHCVEPGHKVIIMCYAQMTPEEFADPDNAPRVVFVDDDNRIARVTRYEKHGRLEDMQ; from the coding sequence ATGCTGCTGAACGTCCTGAAGGGGAAGATCCACCGCGCCCGGGTGGTGCAGGCCGAGCTCGATTACGTCGGCTCCATCACCGTGGACATGGCTCTGGCCGAGGCAGCGGGCATCTTGGAGTACGAGAAGGTGCAGGTCGTCGATATCGACAACGGCAACCGCTTCGAGACCTACGTCATCGCCGGCGAGCCGGGCAGCGGCATGATCTGCGTGAACGGCGCGGCGGCCCACTGCGTGGAGCCGGGGCACAAGGTCATCATCATGTGCTACGCGCAGATGACTCCCGAGGAGTTCGCCGATCCCGACAACGCCCCGCGCGTGGTGTTCGTGGATGACGACAACCGCATCGCCCGCGTCACCCGCTACGAGAAACACGGACGTTTGGAAGATATGCAGTAG
- a CDS encoding ketopantoate reductase family protein, which yields MKPIENVAIVGFGSLGAMYAGCFGAAMGPERVFVVADTARTERYRAEAATFNGEPIRVTYLTYDEAAERAAEEPFDAVLYAVKYGALPEAIEQSAPLIGSDTAIISVLNGVTSEEVLAERFGWDRVLLCVAQQMDSRKEGATVTAGCVGVMALGVHDAEDAAQRANLERVTEWLTAIDQPFITPDDIRHQLWGKLICNVGVNQACAVYDCCFSGIHAPGEAREAMIAAMREVAAVGRAEGVGLTEEDVAYWLDIIDHLNPEGLPSLRQDVLARRPTEVELFSGTINRLGAAHGIPTPQNERFYAAIKELESSFS from the coding sequence ATGAAGCCTATTGAAAATGTCGCCATTGTCGGGTTCGGGTCGCTGGGGGCCATGTATGCCGGCTGCTTCGGGGCCGCCATGGGGCCCGAGCGCGTTTTCGTGGTCGCCGATACGGCCCGCACCGAGCGCTACCGCGCCGAGGCCGCCACGTTCAACGGCGAGCCCATCCGCGTCACCTATCTGACCTACGATGAGGCTGCCGAGCGCGCCGCGGAGGAACCCTTCGACGCCGTGCTGTACGCCGTGAAGTACGGTGCGCTGCCCGAGGCCATCGAGCAGTCGGCGCCGCTCATCGGCTCCGATACCGCCATCATCTCGGTGCTCAACGGCGTCACGAGCGAGGAAGTTCTCGCCGAGCGCTTCGGGTGGGATCGCGTCCTTTTGTGCGTCGCCCAGCAGATGGACTCCCGCAAGGAGGGCGCCACGGTGACCGCCGGCTGCGTGGGCGTGATGGCCCTGGGCGTCCACGATGCCGAGGACGCGGCCCAGCGGGCGAACCTCGAGCGCGTCACGGAATGGCTCACCGCCATCGACCAGCCCTTCATCACGCCGGATGACATCCGGCACCAGCTGTGGGGCAAGCTCATCTGCAACGTGGGGGTGAACCAGGCCTGTGCCGTCTACGACTGCTGCTTCAGCGGCATCCACGCACCCGGCGAGGCGCGCGAGGCCATGATCGCCGCCATGCGCGAGGTGGCGGCGGTGGGCCGGGCGGAAGGCGTGGGTCTCACCGAAGAGGACGTGGCCTACTGGCTCGACATCATCGACCACTTGAACCCGGAGGGTCTGCCGAGCCTGCGCCAGGATGTGCTGGCGCGGCGTCCCACGGAGGTGGAGCTCTTCTCGGGCACCATCAACCGCCTGGGCGCGGCCCACGGCATCCCCACGCCGCAAAACGAGCGCTTCTACGCCGCCATCAAGGAGCTCGAAAGCTCCTTCTCGTAG